The Acanthochromis polyacanthus isolate Apoly-LR-REF ecotype Palm Island chromosome 17, KAUST_Apoly_ChrSc, whole genome shotgun sequence genome has a window encoding:
- the frmd8 gene encoding FERM domain-containing protein 8 codes for MEGGDDCSFPPDSSDDHSQRGSVASSATLSRAQDVLVYLFGDSAVHLTVEGLGSVTVQELGRSVREALHIPDSVQDAFAFWLCSPLLELQLKARHQPYKLCRQWQDLLYRFTEASEEDISQDEPYLQYRRNVFYLKSKELQIEDEGVLRLLYEEARSNILTGRYPCDPEHWTGLGALSLALEEGTGLESQQFTTTVREKKLSSFLPAHVVMGSGGLLSTLRGKSSRHAGLEQNLLEEYRKISTSAGNSPEPTQLLHQYLNTCHSLPYYGCAFFVGEIDKPAQGILQRAKRKAVNVGICLEGVYVMDVKEKHVLLGLRFSELSWDHSYPEEEGDSHILWLEFDGEEDGTAVNKLLKIYSKQAELMSGFIEFCVELKSASEGGAAAEMDGEASLSQQPAGQEGRSKNGRGGRRGMLHRQGSVVCSRVHSLNTISYVDNGKEIKRLKPKRAASFFTRQASATTYSAVQVAESLEQG; via the exons ATGGAAGGAGGAGATGACTGCAGTTTTCCTCCAGATTCGTCCGACGATCACTCGCAAAGAGGAAGTGTTGCTTCCTCTGCAACGCTTTCCCGTG CTCAAGATGTGCTTGTATACTTGTTTGGTGACAGTGCAGTACACTTGACTGTAGAGGGGCTTGGCAGTGTCACCGTGCAGGAGTTGGGCCGCAGTGTTCGTGAGGCTCTCCATATTCCTGACTCTGTACAGGATGCTTTTGCCTTCTGGCTTTGCTCTCCACTGCTTG AATTGCAGCTAAAGGCGAGGCATCAACCCTACAAATTGTGTCGGCAGTGGCAGGATTTGCTGTACCGATTCACGGAGGCTTCAGAGGAAGACATTTCACAAG ATGAACCATATCTCCAGTACAGACGCAACGTGTTTTATCTGAAATCTAAAGAGCTGCAG ATAGAAGATGAAGGAGTGTTGAGACTTCTTTATGAGGAAGCCAGGAGCAACATCCTCACGGGTCGATACCCCTGTGACCCTGAACACTGGACGGGTCTCGGAGCCTTGTCTCTTGCTCTCGAAGAGGGAACTGGTCTGGAAAGCCAGCAATTTACTACTACTGTCAG AGAAAAGAAGCTGTCTTCTTTTCTGCCTGCACATGTCGTCATGGGGAGTGGAGGTCTGCTCTCCACACTGCGAGGGAAGTCGAGTCGTCATGCAGGGCTGGAGCAGAACCTCTTGGAGGAGTACAGAAAGATCAGCACATCTGCTGGAAACTCTCCTGAGCCCACGCAGCTCCTGCACCAGTACCTCAACACATGTCACTCTCTGCCTTATTATGG GTGCGCTTTCTTCGTTGGGGAGATTGACAAACCAGCCCAAGGGATCCTCCAAAGGGCAAAACGTAAAGCGGTCAACGTTGGGATCTGCCTGGAGGGAGTTTATGTGATGGATGTCAAAGAGAAG CATGTGTTGCTTGGCCTGCGTTTCAGCGAGCTCTCCTGGGACCACAGCTACCCCGAGGAGGAGGGGGACTCACACATTCTGTGGCTGGAGTTCGATGGAGAGGAAGACGGCACTGCTGTCAACAAGTTGCTGAAGATCTACTCAAAACAG GCAGAGCTGATGAGCGGCTTCATTGAGTTCTGTGTGGAGCTGAAATCTGCATCTGAGGGAGGAGCTGCAGCCGAGATGGACGGCGAGGCGAGTCTGTCTCAGCAACCCGCCGGGCAAGAAGGCAGGAGCAAGAACGGCCGTGGAGGACGGCGTGGGATGCTGCACAGGCAAGGCAGCGTTGTGTGCAGCCGGGTCCACTCACTTAACACCATCAGCTACGTGGACAATG